CACCTTTTCTGTTTCCAAATCTAACACCATCAAATCTTGCAAGATTTGCAGATGCTTCTGCTGTTGCAACGATATAATAAGTTGAAACTATTTTTTGTGTATCTAACATATTTTTGTGAATTATTTTATGCCCAGCCTCTTCTAAAGCTTTTACAGCCTTTTCAAAACCTTTTTGAATTGCAGGACTTGCTTGTGATACAAAGTTATCAATAACAGCAATTGTTAATTTTCTATCTGAATTTAATTTAGGAGTAACTGCATCATACTCAATATTTGCAGAAGTTGAATCCATTGGATCATATCCTGAAATAATATCATATAAAATTGCTGCATCTTCAACATTTTGAGTAATTGGTCCACATTGATCAAGTGAAGATGAATAAGCAGTTATTCCATATCTTGAAACCCTTCCATAAGTTGGTTTCATCCCTACACAACCACAATAAGCTGCAGGTTGTCTAATACTTCCACCTGTATCTGTTCCTAGTGCTGCAATTGCAATTCCAGCAGCAACAGCAGCAGCTGAACCACCCGAACTTCCTCCTGGAACTTTTGAATTATCAATTGGATTTAATGTTTTTCCATAACAAGAAGATTCAGTTGAACTTCCCATTGCAAACTCATCCATATTTGTTCTACCATATGGTGATAATCCAGCTTTTTCTAAATTATTAATTACAGTTGCATTATATGGTGAGATATAACCCTTTAAAATATTACTAGAACAAGTAA
The genomic region above belongs to Arcobacter ellisii and contains:
- the gatA gene encoding Asp-tRNA(Asn)/Glu-tRNA(Gln) amidotransferase subunit GatA — encoded protein: MITLKEALTLASDDIKKLRDDLNQKIKENNIGAYVEQLTSSEISKSGSGIPIAIKDNINVKNWEITCSSNILKGYISPYNATVINNLEKAGLSPYGRTNMDEFAMGSSTESSCYGKTLNPIDNSKVPGGSSGGSAAAVAAGIAIAALGTDTGGSIRQPAAYCGCVGMKPTYGRVSRYGITAYSSSLDQCGPITQNVEDAAILYDIISGYDPMDSTSANIEYDAVTPKLNSDRKLTIAVIDNFVSQASPAIQKGFEKAVKALEEAGHKIIHKNMLDTQKIVSTYYIVATAEASANLARFDGVRFGNRKGDAGLKDMYVQTKSQGFGSEVQKRIMLGSFVLSSGYYDAYYIKAQKVRHLIKDEYSSIFSEADLILSPVAPTTAPEFGSFKTSLEMYLSDIYTISINLAGLPAISLPVDKDENGMPVGLQFIAKAYDEQTLFDGALSLEKAINYTK